A region of Streptomyces halobius DNA encodes the following proteins:
- the shc gene encoding squalene--hopene cyclase: MRATTDGSTGALPPRAPSAGETTAGKSGTTEDGRSAAAPDPEAAAERAVGRATAHLLSRQDSAGWWKGDLETNVTMDAEDLLLRQFLGIQDPELTEAAARFIRGEQRGDGTWATFYGGPGDLSTTIEAYVALRLAGDAPDAPHLAKASAWIRERGGIAASRVFTRIWLALFGWWKWEDLPELPPELIYFPKWFPLNIYDFGCWARQTIVALTIVSAKRPVRPAPFALDELHTVPPVAHHHPYRKALRALFDRKPRPPRPLAPVTSWDGVFQRLDKALHAYHRVASRTLRGAAMRSAARWIIERQENDGCWGGIQPPAVYSVIALHLLGYDLDHPVLRAGLESLDRFAVWREDGARMIEACQSPVWDTCLATIALADAGLPADHPQLVKAADWMLAEQIDRPGDWTVRKPQLPSGGWAFEFENDNYPDIDDTAEVVLALRRVAHPDPRRVDAAVRRAVRWSVGMRSRNGAWGAFDADNTSPFPNRLPFCDFGEVIDPPSADVTAHVVEMLADVGRTHDPVTRRAVDWLLAEQEPSGAWFGRWGTNYLYGTGSVLPALAAAGIPGSHPAVRRAVGWLEQVQNDDGGWGEDQRSYQDKERWAGRGASTASQTGWALMALLAAGERDSDAVRRGVRWLAGTQRADGSWDEPYFTGTGFPWDFSINYHLYRQVFPLTALGRYVNGGPTVSTQGA, translated from the coding sequence ATGAGAGCGACGACCGACGGAAGCACCGGGGCGCTGCCGCCCCGGGCCCCTTCGGCCGGCGAGACCACCGCCGGGAAGAGCGGGACGACCGAAGACGGACGCTCCGCCGCAGCGCCGGACCCGGAAGCCGCCGCAGAGCGTGCGGTCGGCCGGGCCACCGCCCACCTGCTCTCCCGCCAGGACTCCGCGGGATGGTGGAAGGGCGACCTCGAAACCAACGTCACGATGGACGCCGAGGACCTGCTGCTCCGTCAGTTCCTGGGCATCCAGGACCCCGAACTCACCGAGGCCGCGGCCCGCTTCATCCGCGGCGAGCAGCGCGGGGACGGCACCTGGGCGACCTTCTACGGCGGGCCCGGCGACCTCTCCACCACCATCGAGGCCTATGTGGCCCTGCGGCTCGCCGGGGACGCCCCGGACGCCCCGCATCTGGCCAAGGCGTCCGCCTGGATCCGCGAGCGGGGCGGAATCGCCGCCTCCCGCGTCTTCACCCGTATCTGGCTGGCGCTCTTCGGCTGGTGGAAATGGGAGGACCTCCCCGAACTCCCCCCGGAACTCATCTACTTCCCCAAGTGGTTCCCGCTCAACATCTACGACTTCGGATGCTGGGCGCGGCAGACGATCGTGGCGCTGACCATCGTCTCCGCGAAGCGCCCGGTACGCCCGGCGCCGTTCGCCCTCGACGAGCTGCACACCGTCCCTCCCGTCGCCCACCACCACCCTTATCGGAAGGCGCTGCGCGCCCTGTTTGATCGCAAGCCCCGGCCGCCCCGCCCGCTCGCCCCCGTGACCAGCTGGGACGGCGTCTTCCAGCGGCTGGACAAGGCGCTGCACGCCTACCACAGGGTCGCCTCGCGCACGCTGCGCGGCGCCGCGATGCGCTCCGCCGCCCGCTGGATCATCGAACGACAGGAGAACGACGGCTGCTGGGGCGGCATCCAGCCCCCCGCCGTCTACTCCGTCATCGCCCTGCACCTCCTCGGCTACGACCTCGACCACCCCGTGCTGCGTGCCGGACTGGAGTCGCTGGACCGTTTCGCCGTATGGCGCGAGGACGGCGCCAGGATGATCGAAGCCTGCCAGTCCCCGGTCTGGGACACCTGCCTGGCCACCATCGCGCTGGCCGACGCCGGACTGCCCGCCGACCACCCGCAGCTGGTCAAGGCGGCCGACTGGATGCTCGCCGAGCAGATCGACCGGCCCGGCGACTGGACCGTCCGCAAGCCCCAACTACCTTCCGGGGGCTGGGCGTTCGAGTTCGAGAACGACAACTACCCGGACATCGACGACACCGCCGAGGTGGTGCTGGCGCTGCGCCGGGTCGCCCATCCGGATCCGCGGCGGGTCGACGCCGCGGTACGCCGCGCGGTGCGCTGGAGCGTCGGCATGCGGTCCAGGAACGGCGCCTGGGGCGCCTTCGACGCCGACAACACCAGCCCGTTCCCCAACCGCCTGCCGTTCTGCGACTTCGGGGAGGTCATCGACCCGCCGTCGGCCGATGTCACCGCCCATGTCGTCGAGATGCTCGCCGACGTCGGCCGTACGCACGACCCGGTCACCCGGCGCGCCGTCGACTGGCTGCTCGCCGAGCAGGAGCCCAGCGGCGCCTGGTTCGGCCGCTGGGGCACCAACTACCTCTACGGCACCGGATCCGTGCTTCCCGCGCTCGCCGCGGCCGGTATCCCCGGCTCGCACCCCGCCGTCCGCAGGGCCGTCGGCTGGCTGGAGCAGGTGCAGAACGACGACGGCGGATGGGGCGAGGACCAGCGGTCCTACCAGGACAAGGAGCGATGGGCCGGGCGCGGCGCGTCGACCGCCTCGCAGACCGGGTGGGCGCTGATGGCGCTGCTCGCGGCCGGTGAGCGGGACAGCGACGCCGTACGGCGTGGCGTGCGGTGGCTGGCCGGGACCCAGCGCGCGGACGGTTCCTGGGACGAGCCGTACTTCACCGGCACGGGCTTCCCCTGGGACTTCTCCATCAACTACCACCTGTACCGCCAGGTCTTTCCGCTGACCGCGCTGGGCCGCTATGTCAACGGCGGACCGACCGTCTCGACACAGGGGGCCTGA
- a CDS encoding polyprenyl synthetase family protein, translating into MHPASPAIDTESVTALLERGRTLATPVLRAAIDRLAPPMNTVAAYHFGWIDAEGHPAAGDGGKAVRPALALLSAEAAGQAPEAGIPGAVAVELVHNFSLLHDDLMDGDEQRRHRDTVWKVHGPAQAILVGDALFALANEILLELGTVEAGRATRRLTLATRKLIDGQAQDISYEHRERVTVEECLEMEGNKTGALLACAVSIGAVLGGADDRTADTLEKYGHHLGLAFQAVDDLLGIWGNPDATGKQTWSDLRQRKKSLPVVAALAAGGPASERLAHILAADAKKTETEIADFTEEEFASRAALIEEAGGRDWTSQEARRQHATAVAALNDVEMPERIRAQLVALADFVVVRER; encoded by the coding sequence GTGCATCCGGCTTCCCCAGCTATCGACACCGAGAGCGTCACCGCGCTGCTGGAGCGCGGGCGGACACTCGCCACTCCCGTGCTGCGTGCCGCCATCGACCGGCTCGCTCCTCCCATGAACACCGTCGCCGCCTACCACTTCGGCTGGATCGACGCCGAGGGCCACCCCGCCGCGGGCGACGGCGGCAAGGCCGTACGGCCCGCGCTGGCCCTGCTGTCCGCGGAGGCCGCGGGCCAGGCCCCCGAGGCCGGCATCCCCGGCGCGGTCGCCGTCGAGCTGGTGCACAACTTCTCGCTGCTGCACGACGACCTCATGGACGGCGACGAACAACGCAGACACCGCGACACCGTCTGGAAGGTGCACGGCCCGGCGCAGGCCATCCTGGTCGGCGATGCGCTGTTCGCCCTCGCCAACGAAATACTGCTGGAGCTCGGCACCGTCGAGGCCGGCCGGGCCACCCGCCGGCTCACCCTGGCCACCCGCAAGCTGATCGACGGCCAGGCCCAGGACATCTCCTACGAGCACCGCGAGCGGGTCACCGTCGAGGAGTGCCTGGAGATGGAGGGCAACAAGACCGGCGCGCTGCTCGCCTGCGCCGTCTCCATCGGCGCGGTCCTCGGCGGCGCCGACGACCGTACCGCCGACACTTTGGAGAAGTACGGCCACCACCTCGGCCTCGCCTTCCAGGCGGTCGACGACCTGCTCGGTATCTGGGGCAACCCGGACGCCACCGGCAAGCAGACCTGGAGCGATCTGCGGCAGCGCAAGAAGTCGCTCCCGGTCGTCGCCGCCCTGGCCGCCGGCGGACCGGCCTCCGAGCGTCTCGCCCACATCCTCGCCGCCGACGCGAAGAAGACCGAGACGGAGATCGCCGACTTCACCGAGGAGGAGTTCGCCTCCCGGGCGGCCCTGATCGAGGAGGCCGGCGGCCGCGACTGGACCTCCCAGGAGGCCCGCCGGCAGCACGCCACCGCCGTCGCCGCGCTCAACGACGTGGAGATGCCGGAACGGATCCGGGCGCAGCTCGTCGCGCTCGCGGACTTCGTCGTCGTACGGGAGAGATGA
- the hpnE gene encoding hydroxysqualene dehydroxylase HpnE, with amino-acid sequence MTSGATRHDLHRTPSSGRREGPTAVVVGGGLAGTTAALALAGAGLRVTLVEGRPRLGGLVFSFRRDSTAGQLTVDNGQHVHLRCCTAYTGFLERIGAAHLVPLQDRMDVPVLDAARMRLGRLRRTALPVPLHLARSLAGYPHLSPAERAGVVRATLALKGLDPADPALDGVDFGTWLRRHGQSPRAVEALWDLVGVATLNATADDASMGLAAKVFKTGLLSAPGAADIGWARVPLGEIHDTLARTALEKAGVRVALRTRAGSVTRADTGGWQVAVDNGPHGGELLAADTVVLAVPQRETHALLPDGALPGRDRLLDIGTAPILNLHVVYDRQVLRRPFFAAVGSPVQWVFDRTEASGLAARPEGAGCQYLAVSQSAAQDEIDQPVATLRARYLPELERLLPAARGAGTRDFFVTRERTATFAPAPGVGRLRPAARTQAPGLFLAGAWTATGWPATMESAVRSGLTAAREVLTELGCPQGRLPQEAA; translated from the coding sequence ATGACATCGGGAGCCACCCGGCACGACCTGCACCGCACCCCGTCGTCCGGCCGTCGCGAAGGGCCGACGGCGGTGGTCGTCGGCGGCGGGCTCGCGGGCACCACGGCCGCGCTCGCGCTGGCCGGCGCCGGCCTGCGGGTCACCCTCGTCGAGGGCCGGCCCCGCCTGGGCGGCCTGGTCTTCTCCTTCCGCCGTGACTCCACCGCGGGCCAACTGACCGTCGACAACGGCCAGCACGTCCATCTGCGCTGCTGCACCGCGTACACCGGATTCCTGGAGCGGATCGGTGCCGCGCATCTGGTGCCCCTTCAGGACCGTATGGACGTACCGGTCCTGGACGCCGCACGGATGCGGCTCGGCCGGCTGCGCCGCACCGCGCTGCCCGTCCCGCTGCACCTCGCCAGGAGCCTGGCCGGCTACCCGCACCTCTCGCCGGCCGAGCGGGCCGGCGTCGTCCGGGCCACCCTCGCGCTCAAGGGCCTGGACCCGGCCGATCCCGCCCTGGACGGCGTGGACTTCGGCACCTGGCTGCGCCGGCACGGCCAGTCGCCCCGTGCGGTCGAGGCCCTGTGGGACCTGGTCGGTGTCGCCACCCTCAACGCCACCGCCGACGACGCGTCCATGGGGCTGGCCGCCAAGGTCTTCAAGACCGGACTCCTCTCCGCGCCGGGCGCCGCCGACATCGGCTGGGCCCGCGTCCCGCTCGGCGAGATCCACGACACCCTCGCTCGCACCGCCCTGGAGAAGGCCGGCGTCCGGGTCGCGCTGCGCACCCGCGCCGGCTCCGTCACCCGCGCCGACACGGGCGGCTGGCAGGTCGCGGTGGACAACGGCCCGCACGGCGGCGAGCTGCTCGCCGCGGACACCGTCGTCCTCGCCGTACCGCAGCGCGAGACGCACGCCCTGCTGCCCGACGGCGCCCTGCCCGGCCGGGACCGGCTGCTGGACATCGGGACCGCGCCGATCCTCAATCTGCACGTCGTCTACGACCGCCAGGTGCTGCGCCGCCCCTTCTTCGCCGCGGTCGGCTCTCCCGTCCAGTGGGTCTTCGACCGTACGGAAGCCTCCGGGCTGGCCGCACGTCCCGAAGGGGCGGGCTGCCAGTATCTGGCCGTCTCGCAGTCCGCCGCCCAGGACGAGATCGACCAGCCGGTCGCCACGCTCCGCGCCCGCTATCTCCCCGAGCTGGAGCGGCTGCTGCCCGCCGCCCGGGGCGCCGGGACCCGCGACTTCTTCGTCACCCGCGAGCGCACCGCGACCTTCGCGCCCGCCCCGGGCGTCGGCAGGCTCCGCCCCGCCGCCCGCACTCAAGCTCCCGGCCTGTTCCTGGCCGGCGCGTGGACCGCCACCGGGTGGCCCGCGACCATGGAAAGCGCTGTTCGCAGTGGCCTCACCGCCGCTCGCGAGGTACTCACCGAACTCGGCTGCCCCCAGGGCCGGTTGCCCCAGGAGGCGGCATGA
- the hpnD gene encoding presqualene diphosphate synthase HpnD → MSRTVEATAPASAPVLAAYRYCEAITGQQARNFAYGIRLLPTDKRQAMSALYAFSRRIDDIGDGTLQPTAKHERLEETRALLTRIKDGRIDEDDTDPVAVALADAARRFPLPLGGLDELIDGVLMDVRGRTYETWDDLKVYCRCVAGAIGRLSLGVFGTVPGAPDAEHASEYADTLGLALQLTNILRDVREDAGNGRSYLPAEDLAKFGCAEGFHGPVPPPGSDFTGLVHFEVSRARALFADGFRLLPMLDRRSGACVAAMAGIYHRLLARISADPGAVLRGRVSLPGREKAFVAVRGLSGLDARAIGRRQAVRRRG, encoded by the coding sequence GTGAGCCGGACCGTGGAGGCAACCGCACCCGCGTCCGCGCCGGTGCTCGCTGCATATCGCTACTGCGAGGCCATCACCGGGCAGCAGGCCCGCAACTTCGCCTACGGCATCCGGCTGCTGCCGACCGACAAGCGACAGGCCATGTCGGCGCTCTACGCCTTCTCCCGCCGTATCGACGACATCGGCGACGGCACTCTGCAGCCGACCGCCAAACACGAGCGCCTGGAGGAGACCCGGGCGCTGCTGACCCGTATCAAGGACGGCCGGATCGACGAGGACGACACCGACCCGGTCGCCGTCGCGCTGGCCGACGCCGCCCGCCGTTTCCCGCTGCCGCTCGGCGGCCTCGACGAGCTGATCGACGGCGTGCTGATGGACGTCCGCGGCCGGACGTACGAGACCTGGGACGACCTGAAGGTCTACTGCCGCTGTGTCGCCGGGGCCATCGGCCGGCTCTCGCTGGGCGTGTTCGGCACCGTGCCGGGCGCGCCGGACGCCGAACACGCCTCCGAGTACGCCGACACGCTCGGGCTCGCCCTCCAACTGACCAACATTCTCAGGGACGTTCGCGAGGACGCGGGCAACGGCCGCAGCTATCTGCCCGCCGAGGACCTCGCCAAGTTCGGCTGCGCGGAAGGCTTCCACGGCCCGGTCCCGCCGCCCGGCTCCGACTTCACCGGCCTGGTGCACTTCGAGGTCAGCCGCGCCCGCGCGCTGTTCGCCGACGGCTTCCGGCTGCTGCCGATGCTCGACCGGCGCAGCGGTGCCTGTGTGGCCGCGATGGCCGGCATCTACCACCGTCTGCTGGCGCGGATCTCCGCCGACCCCGGGGCGGTGCTGCGCGGCCGGGTCTCGCTGCCCGGCCGGGAGAAGGCATTTGTCGCGGTGCGCGGACTGTCGGGGCTGGACGCCCGCGCGATCGGCCGCAGGCAGGCCGTCAGGAGGCGCGGATGA
- the hpnC gene encoding squalene synthase HpnC has product MVSGGPADAQSRTVLDQAAHENFPVAPFFLPRAWRADLMAVYGFARLVDDIGDGDLAPGGGDAVLLGLERAQSENRPAMLDALEADLHRVFSDRAPGPRHPLMRRLGPTVRRHALTPEPFLGLIEANRQDQRVSRYGTYGDLVAYCELSANPVGRLVLAITGTTSPERVRRSDAVCTALQIVEHLQDVAEDLRRDRVYLPAEDMKRFGVTEADLAAPSGGASVRALIAYEAERARELLSEGASLVGSVHGRLKLLLAGFVAGGRAALQAVAAADHDVLPGPPKPTTLSLLREVGATLRREG; this is encoded by the coding sequence GTGGTCTCCGGCGGGCCGGCGGACGCCCAGTCGCGCACCGTACTCGACCAGGCCGCACACGAGAACTTCCCGGTGGCGCCGTTCTTCCTGCCCCGCGCCTGGCGCGCCGACCTGATGGCCGTCTACGGCTTCGCGCGGCTCGTCGACGACATCGGTGACGGCGATCTCGCACCCGGCGGCGGCGATGCCGTACTGCTCGGCCTGGAGCGCGCGCAGAGCGAGAACCGCCCCGCGATGCTGGACGCGCTGGAGGCCGACCTGCACCGCGTCTTCAGCGACCGCGCTCCCGGCCCCCGGCATCCACTGATGCGCCGCCTCGGCCCGACCGTCCGCCGTCACGCCCTGACCCCCGAGCCCTTTCTCGGCCTGATCGAGGCGAACCGGCAGGACCAGCGGGTGTCCCGCTACGGCACCTACGGCGACCTGGTCGCTTACTGCGAGCTCTCCGCCAACCCCGTCGGCCGGCTGGTCCTCGCCATCACCGGCACCACGAGCCCCGAACGCGTCCGGCGGTCGGACGCGGTCTGCACCGCGCTGCAGATCGTCGAACACCTCCAGGACGTGGCCGAGGACCTCCGCCGGGACCGCGTCTATCTCCCCGCCGAGGACATGAAACGCTTCGGCGTCACCGAAGCCGATCTGGCCGCCCCGAGCGGGGGCGCATCGGTGCGCGCACTGATCGCGTACGAAGCGGAACGCGCCCGTGAGCTGCTGAGTGAAGGCGCCTCGCTGGTGGGTAGCGTCCACGGCAGACTCAAGCTGTTGCTGGCCGGCTTCGTTGCCGGCGGACGCGCCGCACTCCAGGCGGTCGCGGCCGCCGATCACGACGTACTCCCTGGACCGCCCAAGCCGACCACGCTCAGCCTGCTGCGTGAGGTGGGGGCGACATTGCGAAGAGAGGGGTGA
- a CDS encoding ABC transporter ATP-binding protein, whose product MPGPSPPSPSAGHCCSASAGSSTSGRQRSATAVAEQNNGTPSHIPTVIADELHVVYRVNGGKGGKGSATAALSRILRRGESPGVRKVHAVKGVSFTAYRGESIGLIGSNGSGKSTLLKAVAGLLPAERGTVYTHGQPSLLGVNAALMNDLTGEKNVILGGLAMGMSREQVRERYDGIVDFSGINEKGDFISLPMRTYSSGMAARLRFSIAAAKDHDVLMIDEALATGDRKFQKRSEERIRELRKEAGTVFLVSHNNKSIRDTCDRVLWLERGELLMDGPTDEVIKAYEKETGK is encoded by the coding sequence ATGCCTGGTCCCTCGCCGCCCTCGCCCTCGGCTGGGCACTGCTGCTCGGCATCGGCGGGTTCATCTACTTCTGGAAGGCAGAGGAGCGCTACGGCCGTGGCTGAGCAGAACAACGGGACGCCCTCGCACATCCCCACGGTCATCGCGGACGAGCTGCACGTCGTTTACCGCGTCAACGGCGGCAAGGGCGGCAAGGGCAGCGCCACCGCGGCGCTGAGCCGCATCCTCCGGCGCGGCGAGTCCCCGGGCGTACGCAAGGTGCACGCGGTCAAGGGCGTCTCCTTCACCGCGTACCGGGGCGAGTCGATCGGCCTGATCGGTTCGAACGGTTCCGGCAAGTCGACGCTCCTCAAGGCGGTGGCCGGACTGCTCCCCGCGGAGCGCGGCACGGTCTACACCCACGGCCAGCCCTCGCTGCTGGGTGTGAACGCGGCCCTGATGAACGATCTGACCGGTGAGAAGAACGTCATCCTCGGCGGCCTGGCGATGGGCATGTCCCGCGAACAGGTCCGCGAGCGCTACGACGGTATCGTCGACTTCTCCGGCATCAACGAGAAGGGCGACTTCATCTCGCTGCCGATGCGCACGTATTCGTCCGGTATGGCGGCCCGGCTGCGGTTCTCCATCGCGGCGGCCAAGGACCACGATGTGCTGATGATCGATGAGGCACTGGCCACCGGCGACCGCAAGTTCCAGAAGCGCTCCGAGGAGCGCATCCGCGAGCTGCGCAAGGAGGCCGGCACGGTCTTCCTCGTCAGCCACAACAACAAGTCGATCCGCGATACCTGTGACCGGGTGCTGTGGCTGGAGCGGGGCGAGCTCCTGATGGACGGTCCGACGGACGAAGTGATCAAGGCGTACGAAAAGGAGACGGGCAAGTAG
- a CDS encoding ABC transporter permease, whose protein sequence is MSETTHDGGVAVTATPSPDDGLSRAELAAKYGLAQSGARPGLFEYVGQLWDRRHFILAFSQAKLTGQYSQAKLGQLWQVATPLLNALVYFMIFGLLLGGRGGMDMRTYIPFLVTGVFVFTFTQSSTLSGVRAISGNLGLVRALHFPRASLPISFSLQQLQQLMFSMIVLGLLLVGFGHFPRWSWFLIVPVLALQFFFNTGLAMIMARLGSKTPDLAQLMPFILRTWMYASGVMFPLQYMLSKAHAPGWVADVLLANPAAVYMDLMRFALIDGVEGNSAPGHAWSLAALALGWALLLGIGGFIYFWKAEERYGRG, encoded by the coding sequence GTGAGCGAGACAACGCATGACGGCGGTGTCGCGGTGACCGCGACACCGTCGCCAGATGACGGGCTCTCCCGGGCCGAGCTGGCCGCCAAGTACGGGCTGGCCCAGAGCGGCGCACGGCCCGGACTCTTCGAGTACGTTGGCCAGCTCTGGGACCGGCGCCACTTCATCCTCGCCTTCTCGCAGGCAAAGCTCACCGGGCAGTACAGCCAGGCGAAGCTCGGCCAGCTGTGGCAGGTGGCGACGCCGCTGCTCAACGCGCTGGTCTACTTCATGATCTTCGGCCTGCTGCTCGGCGGCCGGGGCGGGATGGACATGAGGACGTACATCCCGTTCCTGGTGACGGGTGTCTTCGTCTTCACCTTCACGCAGAGCTCCACGCTCTCCGGCGTGCGGGCGATCTCCGGCAACCTGGGCCTGGTGCGGGCGCTGCACTTCCCGCGTGCCTCGCTGCCCATCTCGTTCTCGCTGCAGCAGCTCCAGCAGCTGATGTTCTCGATGATCGTCCTGGGCCTGCTGCTGGTCGGTTTCGGCCACTTCCCGCGCTGGTCCTGGTTCCTGATCGTCCCCGTCCTGGCGCTGCAGTTCTTCTTCAACACCGGCCTCGCGATGATCATGGCGCGGCTCGGCAGCAAGACCCCCGACCTCGCACAGCTGATGCCGTTCATACTGCGCACCTGGATGTACGCGTCCGGCGTGATGTTCCCGCTGCAGTACATGCTCAGCAAGGCCCACGCCCCGGGCTGGGTGGCGGACGTGCTGCTCGCCAACCCGGCGGCCGTCTACATGGACCTGATGCGCTTCGCCCTCATCGACGGCGTCGAAGGGAACAGCGCGCCCGGGCATGCCTGGTCCCTCGCCGCCCTCGCCCTCGGCTGGGCACTGCTGCTCGGCATCGGCGGGTTCATCTACTTCTGGAAGGCAGAGGAGCGCTACGGCCGTGGCTGA